In a single window of the Methanobacterium aggregans genome:
- a CDS encoding thioredoxin fold domain-containing protein, producing MKKLFIALIGLVVLTAVLYGFSTFKGETTNTSTESLKWSTDLNSSLEEAKNTDKLVFIDFYADWCPYCKELDEKTFPDARVQQKLSQNYVAVKVNTDNNPELASKYKIYGLPTVVILNSDGQELKRYSGYITSDELLNIL from the coding sequence ATGAAGAAGTTGTTCATTGCATTAATTGGACTCGTAGTTTTAACAGCTGTATTATACGGATTTTCAACTTTTAAAGGAGAAACAACAAATACAAGTACTGAATCTTTGAAATGGAGTACTGATCTTAACTCATCCCTAGAAGAAGCCAAAAATACGGATAAACTGGTTTTCATAGATTTCTATGCGGACTGGTGTCCCTACTGCAAGGAGCTTGATGAAAAAACCTTTCCAGATGCCAGGGTTCAGCAGAAACTAAGTCAGAACTACGTTGCAGTTAAGGTTAACACAGACAACAACCCAGAACTTGCCTCCAAGTACAAGATATACGGACTTCCCACAGTGGTCATCTTAAATTCAGATGGGCAGGAATTAAAACGATACAGTGGATATATAACTTCAGATGAACTTTTAAACATACTTTAA
- a CDS encoding cytochrome c biogenesis CcdA family protein produces MNVGFVVSFSAGVASVLSPCVLPLIPIVVGHSIVKKELSQTASFVAGFFTIFTVITLLTVLFTAAINHYLIYFRIVASLLIIGVGMFFLVNKNILRFSHTPKNKTKRSEPFFMGLLTCLAWSPCYGPYIVAVAAYSASTGNMLFSTINMVLFAGGFSLTLFLVAFTASKINFEKIIRYSNGIRTVSGILIIIAGTYMLIGLI; encoded by the coding sequence ATGAATGTAGGTTTTGTGGTTTCATTTTCTGCAGGAGTAGCATCCGTACTTTCTCCCTGTGTTTTACCATTGATACCAATAGTGGTGGGTCATTCAATTGTTAAAAAAGAATTATCCCAAACAGCATCATTCGTAGCAGGATTTTTCACGATTTTTACAGTTATAACTCTCTTAACAGTTCTATTCACAGCTGCAATAAATCATTACCTTATTTACTTCAGGATAGTTGCATCCTTACTTATAATTGGCGTTGGAATGTTCTTTTTAGTTAATAAAAATATTTTAAGATTCTCTCACACACCCAAAAATAAAACTAAACGTTCAGAACCATTTTTCATGGGTTTATTAACATGCCTTGCATGGTCACCATGCTATGGTCCGTACATAGTGGCAGTGGCAGCCTACAGTGCATCAACAGGAAACATGCTCTTCAGCACCATTAACATGGTCCTTTTTGCAGGAGGATTCTCATTAACACTGTTTTTAGTGGCATTTACAGCTTCTAAGATAAACTTTGAGAAAATAATCAGATATTCTAATGGAATAAGAACAGTTTCAGGTATTTTAATTATTATTGCAGGAACATACATGTTAATTGGTCTTATCTGA
- a CDS encoding NAD(P)-dependent oxidoreductase: MKIGFLGFGEVASSLSRGLVDHGVDVYTCVEGRSSRTRENAEKIGVNLCSTNMEVAEISDITISAVVPSRAVEVAEEVSNHCRGIYVDMNNVSPETVKQALGFIKKGRVVDASLMGSIIKNGLNVPIAASGPCAGEFAELNHYGMNIDVVGTDTGQASALKMLRSIYTKGVSALIFEAFSTAHKMGVDEELMKYLQKTECPGFKDAAVSRIINSTYHAQRKSDEMEEVLQFLREYTEPVMTHATSAFFKMISKKIDLTEKPEDYRDIFQELK, translated from the coding sequence ATGAAAATAGGTTTTTTAGGATTCGGAGAGGTTGCATCAAGTCTATCCAGGGGTCTTGTGGATCATGGAGTTGATGTTTACACCTGTGTTGAAGGCAGAAGCTCCAGAACACGGGAAAATGCAGAGAAGATCGGTGTTAATCTTTGCAGTACAAACATGGAAGTTGCAGAGATTTCAGACATAACCATATCTGCAGTGGTACCTTCAAGGGCTGTTGAAGTTGCAGAGGAAGTTTCAAACCACTGCAGGGGAATCTATGTGGACATGAACAACGTGTCCCCTGAAACTGTGAAGCAGGCACTGGGTTTTATAAAAAAGGGGAGAGTTGTTGATGCATCCTTAATGGGATCCATCATCAAAAACGGTTTGAATGTCCCAATAGCTGCATCAGGGCCGTGTGCGGGTGAATTTGCAGAACTCAACCATTACGGTATGAATATAGATGTTGTGGGCACAGATACAGGTCAGGCATCAGCTCTGAAAATGTTGAGGAGTATATACACCAAGGGAGTTTCAGCCCTCATTTTTGAGGCATTTTCAACGGCCCATAAGATGGGGGTGGATGAAGAGTTAATGAAGTACCTTCAGAAAACTGAGTGCCCGGGTTTTAAGGATGCTGCAGTTTCAAGGATCATAAACAGCACCTACCATGCCCAAAGAAAATCTGATGAGATGGAGGAGGTGCTGCAGTTTTTGAGAGAATACACAGAACCTGTAATGACTCATGCAACCTCTGCTTTCTTTAAAATGATTTCAAAGAAGATTGATTTAACTGAAAAACCTGAAGATTACAGGGATATTTTTCAGGAACTTAAATAG